One Bradysia coprophila strain Holo2 unplaced genomic scaffold, BU_Bcop_v1 contig_476, whole genome shotgun sequence genomic region harbors:
- the LOC119082701 gene encoding sister chromatid cohesion protein PDS5 homolog B isoform X1: MGDLVYPSGCKPISEDLGHDELIRRLKALTHNLQTMAQQEDNTYQAYIPLALHLADDYFIMHQSRDVQLLIACCIADILRVFAPDAPYKDPDQVKAIFNFLIRQLNGLMDPKDPAFKRYFYLLENLAYVKSFNMCFEIEDSHEIFCNLFSLMFKIVNDEHSGKVKSFMLDVLFPLITEADNVSTELLDIILINIVEPNKSQRKNAYQLAKELIKKTHDTLEQYIVLFFNQVLIIDEVDTTYAISSKIYDLIYELNVICPRLLLSVLPQLECKLKSGQESERLKAVSLLARMFSEKDSVLAKQHVPLWRQFISRFCDIAVSIRTKCVQSSMHFLLNHPHLRKEVIDTLKFRQHDADENVRYEVVMAIVETAKRDIKIVSESEELLNYVKERTLDKKYKIRKEAMNGLALIYKQYSSDSVAPDATRNAVNWIKDKILHGYYMTNIEDRILVERLLITCLVPYQLPALERMKKLYRLLGTIDDNATKAFIELQKNQLKVRKSVSDWIKLHRIKDPSPSVQKDMTAKCQAITKHLPDPIKAQEFLFKFSEHLKKDPSLLQGMETILKRDVSCRECADVMASILKKLGHPIMTNLYYNTVKMLLERIASVMVDQQSLECLVKLIEECMQGGDIIEDVGLQPEVAGQRGLKMLTVLSYVFSAHFQHNGILRHLITLLSFDEEYVAPYILKVFTYLGRFKPLAIENQDVLDELAPICKDFAISGNPKQAKHAIRCMFVNTDVHDSHGSIDVFADIVETLKTTLHPEHPNYRTGIVALGHIAYNLPDKFQVQIKNLISRKIVKELLVKDTSTSEKSLPSDEPWCSEEELPEETLCKVEGLKTMARWLLGLKQDVLSAQKTFRMLNAFIKQRGDLLESGNLSPAEMSWLRLSAGTAMLRICEQKGVGDQFTHEQFYTLSQLMIDPVPEVREAFARKLHKGLSKGIPHKCLPLDFMGYYALGGRETDRRLFQLIKTYIETDVNRRREYVKNVATGEYTFHINPMLSGANENYVWSTVEKAMSQLPHILSDYMLVFAVPVLTHDPNFTNYEDPVQLKQLEKCLWLILEPLISNKEFFCFGFYKNLIDRMKHHKDSYKSDDDATNCKMWAICDIAMHVIYTKSTNYDTRDFPLDARIPNMYFQAQPDSFKNNKLYVPPDMYTATATSKKMGIVLPVARNARKLQSKLDLDDGNNLQTTSKNAQNDDQDDGDDTTIEPLPKRLRSNSDDDE, from the exons ATGGGCGATCTGGTCTATCCTTCCGGCTGCAAGCCCATTAGTGAAGATCTGGGCCATGATGAACTTATACGTCGTCTTAAG GCTCTCACACACAACCTGCAAACAATGGCCCAACAGGAGGACAACACATACCAGGCATACATACCACTTGCACTGCATCTGGCCGACGACTATTTCATAATGCATCAATCGCGTGATGTTCAGCTACTGATTGCCTGTTGCATTGCGGACATACTGCGAGTGTTTGCACCTGATGCACCGTACAAGGATCCCGATCAAGTGAAAGCGATCTTCAACTTTCTCATACGACAGCTGAACGGGCTGATGGACCCGAAGGATCCGGCATTCAAGCGATACTTTTATCTGCTGGAGAATTTGGCGTACGTAAAGTCGTTCAACATGTGCTTCGAGATCGAGGACTCGCATGAGATTTTCTGCAATCTGTTCAGTTTGATGTTTAAGATTGTGAA TGACGAACACAGTGGCAAAGTGAAATCGTTTATGCTGGACGTGCTGTTTCCGTTGATCACCGAGGCCGACAACGTTTCGACCGAATTGTTGGACATAATTCTGATCAACATCGTCGAACCGAATAAATCTCAACGGAAGAACGCTTATCAATTGGCGAAGGAACTCATCAAGAAGACTCATGACACACTGGAGCAATACATCGTTCTG TTTTTCAACCAAGTCCTAATCATCGATGAAGTGGACACCACCTATGCCATTTCGTCGAAGATCTACGATCTAATTTATGAACTGAACGTGATATGTCCGCGCTTATTACTTTCCGTGTTACCTCAGCTCGAGTGTAAACTTAAATCTGGTCAAGAGAGCGAAAGATTGA AGGCAGTATCACTGCTTGCCCGAATGTTTTCCGAAAAGGATTCCGTGCTAGCAAAACAACACGTCCCGCTGTGGCGCCAATTTATATCCCGTTTCTGCGACATCGCCGTATCAATACGAACCAAATGCGTCCAGAGTAGCATGCACTTTCTGCTGAATCATCCGCATCTGCGCAAAGAAGTCATTGACACGCTGAAATTCCGTCAGCATGATGCCGACGAAAACGTTCGCTACGAAGTGGTGATGGCAATCGTTGAAACGGCCAAGCGTGACATCAAAATCGTATCGGAGAGCGAGGAGTTACTGAACTATGTGAAGGAGCGCACGTTGgataaaaaatacaaaattcgaAAGGAGGCTATGAATG GTTTGGCTTTGATTTACAAACAATATTCGAGTGATTCGGTTGCTCCGGACGCGACACGGAATGCGGTCAATTGGATCAAGGACAAAATTCTGCACGGTTACTATATGACAAATATCGAGGACCGGATACTGGTTGAACGACTACTTATTACCTGCTTGGTTCCATATCAACTGCCAGCTTTGGAGCGAATGAAAAAACTCTATCGCCTGTTAGGTACCATCGATGATAACGCCACCAAAGCGTTTATTGAACTGCAAAAGAATCAACTGAAAGTTAGGAAAAGCGTCTCCGATTGGATCAAATTGCATCGCATTAAAGATCCGAGTCCGTCCGTTCAGAAGGATATGACGGCGAAATGCCAAGCTATCACAAA ACATTTACCGGATCCGATTAAAGCGCAAGAATTTCTGTTCAAATTTTCGGaacatttgaaaaaggatCCCTCCCTACTGCAAGGCATGGAGACGATTCTGAAGCGAGATGTTTCATGCCGAGAATGTGCAGATGTTATGGCATCG ATTTTAAAGAAACTGGGACATCCGATCATGACAAACCTCTACTACAACACAGTGAAAATGTTGCTTGAACGAATCGCTTCCGTAATGGTCGATCAACAGTCCCTGGAGTGTCTGGTCAA ACTCATCGAAGAGTGTATGCAAGGTGGCGACATCATCGAAGATGTCGGTCTTCAGCCGGAAGTGGCCGGTCAACGTGGACTGAAAATGTTAACCGTTTTGTCGTACGTTTTTTCCGCCCACTTCCAACACAATGGCATTCTGCGACATCTCATTACGCTGCTGAGTTTCGACGAAGAATACGTCGCCCCGTACATCCTGAAAGTGTTCACGTATCTCGGCCGTTTCAAGCCACTGGCCATCGAAAATCAAGACGTACTCGACGAACTGGCACCGATTTGTAAAGACTTTGCGATTTCTGGCAATCCGAAACAGGCGAAACATGCCATCCGCTGCATGTTCGTTAACACTGACGTTCACGACAGCCACGGTTCGATTGACGTTTTTGCGGACATCGTGGAAACGCTGAAAACCACATTACATCCCGAGCACCCGAATTACCGTACCGGTATCGTAGCACTCGGTCACATTGCCTACAATCTTCCCGACAAATTCCAAGTTCAAAtcaagaatttaatttcacgCAAAATTGTCAAAGAGTTGCTGGTCAAGGACACATCCACGAGTGAAAAATCATTGCCATCGGACGAGCCGTGGTGCTCGGAAGAGGAACTGCCCGAAGAAACACTGTGCAAGGTGGAAGGATTGAAAACAATGGCCCGTTGGTTGTTGGGATTGAAACAGGACGTTCTGTCGGCACAAAAGACATTCCGCATGTTGAATGCATTCATCAAACAGCGTGGCGACTTACTGGAATCGGGCAATCTATCACCCGCCGAAATGTCATGGCTTCGCTTGAGTGCGGGTACCGCAATGTTACGAATTTGTGAACAAAAAGGTGTCGGCGATCAGTTCACGCATGAACAGTTTTACACGTTGTCCCAGTTAATG ATCGATCCCGTTCCTGAAGTACGAGAAGCGTTCGCAAGGAAATTGCACAAAGGACTCAGCAAAGGGATACCTCACAAGTGTCTGCCACTTGACTTCATGGGCTATTACGCTTTAGGCGGCAGGGAAACGGATCGTCGGCTGTTCCAATTGATTAAAACTTACATAGAAACAGATGTCAACCGACGACGCGAATATGTAAAGAATGTCGCTACCGGTGAGTATACATTCCACATAAATCCGATGCTCTCCGGTGCTAACGAAAATTATGTTTGGTCAACAGTGGAAAAGGCAATGAGCCAACTGCCACACATTCTGTCCGATTACATGCTAGTGTTCGCTGTACCAGTGCTAACCCACGATCCGAATTTCACAAACTACGAGGATCCCGTCCAATTGAAACAATTGGAAAAGTGTCTGTGGCTCATCCTCGAACCGTTGATATCGAATAAGGAATTCTTTTGCTTCGGATTCTACAAAAATCTCATCGATCGCATGAAACACCACAAGGACAGCTACAAATCGGATGACGATGCGACGAATTGC AAAATGTGGGCTATCTGTGACATTGCAATGCACGTCATCTACACCAAATCGACCAACTATGACACCAGAGATTTCCCATTGGACGCTCGAATACCAAATATGTATTTCCAGGCACAACCCGATTCGTTCAAAAATAATAAGCTTTATGTGCCGCCTGATATGTACACAGCCACGGCAACCAGTAAAAAGATGGGCATCGTTCTACCAGTAGCCAGG AATGCTCGAAAACTTCAATCAAAACTTGATTTAGATGACGGCAACAATTTACAA ACAACATCTAAAAATGCTCAAAACGATGATCAGGATGATGGCGACGACACAACCATTGAACCATTGCCGAAACGGCTACGGAGCAATTCCGACGATGACGAATAA
- the LOC119082701 gene encoding sister chromatid cohesion protein PDS5 homolog B isoform X2, with translation MGDLVYPSGCKPISEDLGHDELIRRLKALTHNLQTMAQQEDNTYQAYIPLALHLADDYFIMHQSRDVQLLIACCIADILRVFAPDAPYKDPDQVKAIFNFLIRQLNGLMDPKDPAFKRYFYLLENLAYVKSFNMCFEIEDSHEIFCNLFSLMFKIVNDEHSGKVKSFMLDVLFPLITEADNVSTELLDIILINIVEPNKSQRKNAYQLAKELIKKTHDTLEQYIVLFFNQVLIIDEVDTTYAISSKIYDLIYELNVICPRLLLSVLPQLECKLKSGQESERLKAVSLLARMFSEKDSVLAKQHVPLWRQFISRFCDIAVSIRTKCVQSSMHFLLNHPHLRKEVIDTLKFRQHDADENVRYEVVMAIVETAKRDIKIVSESEELLNYVKERTLDKKYKIRKEAMNGLALIYKQYSSDSVAPDATRNAVNWIKDKILHGYYMTNIEDRILVERLLITCLVPYQLPALERMKKLYRLLGTIDDNATKAFIELQKNQLKVRKSVSDWIKLHRIKDPSPSVQKDMTAKCQAITKHLPDPIKAQEFLFKFSEHLKKDPSLLQGMETILKRDVSCRECADVMASILKKLGHPIMTNLYYNTVKMLLERIASVMVDQQSLECLVKLIEECMQGGDIIEDVGLQPEVAGQRGLKMLTVLSYVFSAHFQHNGILRHLITLLSFDEEYVAPYILKVFTYLGRFKPLAIENQDVLDELAPICKDFAISGNPKQAKHAIRCMFVNTDVHDSHGSIDVFADIVETLKTTLHPEHPNYRTGIVALGHIAYNLPDKFQVQIKNLISRKIVKELLVKDTSTSEKSLPSDEPWCSEEELPEETLCKVEGLKTMARWLLGLKQDVLSAQKTFRMLNAFIKQRGDLLESGNLSPAEMSWLRLSAGTAMLRICEQKGVGDQFTHEQFYTLSQLMIDPVPEVREAFARKLHKGLSKGIPHKCLPLDFMGYYALGGRETDRRLFQLIKTYIETDVNRRREYVKNVATGEYTFHINPMLSGANENYVWSTVEKAMSQLPHILSDYMLVFAVPVLTHDPNFTNYEDPVQLKQLEKCLWLILEPLISNKEFFCFGFYKNLIDRMKHHKDSYKSDDDATNCKMWAICDIAMHVIYTKSTNYDTRDFPLDARIPNMYFQAQPDSFKNNKLYVPPDMYTATATSKKMGIVLPVARTTSKNAQNDDQDDGDDTTIEPLPKRLRSNSDDDE, from the exons ATGGGCGATCTGGTCTATCCTTCCGGCTGCAAGCCCATTAGTGAAGATCTGGGCCATGATGAACTTATACGTCGTCTTAAG GCTCTCACACACAACCTGCAAACAATGGCCCAACAGGAGGACAACACATACCAGGCATACATACCACTTGCACTGCATCTGGCCGACGACTATTTCATAATGCATCAATCGCGTGATGTTCAGCTACTGATTGCCTGTTGCATTGCGGACATACTGCGAGTGTTTGCACCTGATGCACCGTACAAGGATCCCGATCAAGTGAAAGCGATCTTCAACTTTCTCATACGACAGCTGAACGGGCTGATGGACCCGAAGGATCCGGCATTCAAGCGATACTTTTATCTGCTGGAGAATTTGGCGTACGTAAAGTCGTTCAACATGTGCTTCGAGATCGAGGACTCGCATGAGATTTTCTGCAATCTGTTCAGTTTGATGTTTAAGATTGTGAA TGACGAACACAGTGGCAAAGTGAAATCGTTTATGCTGGACGTGCTGTTTCCGTTGATCACCGAGGCCGACAACGTTTCGACCGAATTGTTGGACATAATTCTGATCAACATCGTCGAACCGAATAAATCTCAACGGAAGAACGCTTATCAATTGGCGAAGGAACTCATCAAGAAGACTCATGACACACTGGAGCAATACATCGTTCTG TTTTTCAACCAAGTCCTAATCATCGATGAAGTGGACACCACCTATGCCATTTCGTCGAAGATCTACGATCTAATTTATGAACTGAACGTGATATGTCCGCGCTTATTACTTTCCGTGTTACCTCAGCTCGAGTGTAAACTTAAATCTGGTCAAGAGAGCGAAAGATTGA AGGCAGTATCACTGCTTGCCCGAATGTTTTCCGAAAAGGATTCCGTGCTAGCAAAACAACACGTCCCGCTGTGGCGCCAATTTATATCCCGTTTCTGCGACATCGCCGTATCAATACGAACCAAATGCGTCCAGAGTAGCATGCACTTTCTGCTGAATCATCCGCATCTGCGCAAAGAAGTCATTGACACGCTGAAATTCCGTCAGCATGATGCCGACGAAAACGTTCGCTACGAAGTGGTGATGGCAATCGTTGAAACGGCCAAGCGTGACATCAAAATCGTATCGGAGAGCGAGGAGTTACTGAACTATGTGAAGGAGCGCACGTTGgataaaaaatacaaaattcgaAAGGAGGCTATGAATG GTTTGGCTTTGATTTACAAACAATATTCGAGTGATTCGGTTGCTCCGGACGCGACACGGAATGCGGTCAATTGGATCAAGGACAAAATTCTGCACGGTTACTATATGACAAATATCGAGGACCGGATACTGGTTGAACGACTACTTATTACCTGCTTGGTTCCATATCAACTGCCAGCTTTGGAGCGAATGAAAAAACTCTATCGCCTGTTAGGTACCATCGATGATAACGCCACCAAAGCGTTTATTGAACTGCAAAAGAATCAACTGAAAGTTAGGAAAAGCGTCTCCGATTGGATCAAATTGCATCGCATTAAAGATCCGAGTCCGTCCGTTCAGAAGGATATGACGGCGAAATGCCAAGCTATCACAAA ACATTTACCGGATCCGATTAAAGCGCAAGAATTTCTGTTCAAATTTTCGGaacatttgaaaaaggatCCCTCCCTACTGCAAGGCATGGAGACGATTCTGAAGCGAGATGTTTCATGCCGAGAATGTGCAGATGTTATGGCATCG ATTTTAAAGAAACTGGGACATCCGATCATGACAAACCTCTACTACAACACAGTGAAAATGTTGCTTGAACGAATCGCTTCCGTAATGGTCGATCAACAGTCCCTGGAGTGTCTGGTCAA ACTCATCGAAGAGTGTATGCAAGGTGGCGACATCATCGAAGATGTCGGTCTTCAGCCGGAAGTGGCCGGTCAACGTGGACTGAAAATGTTAACCGTTTTGTCGTACGTTTTTTCCGCCCACTTCCAACACAATGGCATTCTGCGACATCTCATTACGCTGCTGAGTTTCGACGAAGAATACGTCGCCCCGTACATCCTGAAAGTGTTCACGTATCTCGGCCGTTTCAAGCCACTGGCCATCGAAAATCAAGACGTACTCGACGAACTGGCACCGATTTGTAAAGACTTTGCGATTTCTGGCAATCCGAAACAGGCGAAACATGCCATCCGCTGCATGTTCGTTAACACTGACGTTCACGACAGCCACGGTTCGATTGACGTTTTTGCGGACATCGTGGAAACGCTGAAAACCACATTACATCCCGAGCACCCGAATTACCGTACCGGTATCGTAGCACTCGGTCACATTGCCTACAATCTTCCCGACAAATTCCAAGTTCAAAtcaagaatttaatttcacgCAAAATTGTCAAAGAGTTGCTGGTCAAGGACACATCCACGAGTGAAAAATCATTGCCATCGGACGAGCCGTGGTGCTCGGAAGAGGAACTGCCCGAAGAAACACTGTGCAAGGTGGAAGGATTGAAAACAATGGCCCGTTGGTTGTTGGGATTGAAACAGGACGTTCTGTCGGCACAAAAGACATTCCGCATGTTGAATGCATTCATCAAACAGCGTGGCGACTTACTGGAATCGGGCAATCTATCACCCGCCGAAATGTCATGGCTTCGCTTGAGTGCGGGTACCGCAATGTTACGAATTTGTGAACAAAAAGGTGTCGGCGATCAGTTCACGCATGAACAGTTTTACACGTTGTCCCAGTTAATG ATCGATCCCGTTCCTGAAGTACGAGAAGCGTTCGCAAGGAAATTGCACAAAGGACTCAGCAAAGGGATACCTCACAAGTGTCTGCCACTTGACTTCATGGGCTATTACGCTTTAGGCGGCAGGGAAACGGATCGTCGGCTGTTCCAATTGATTAAAACTTACATAGAAACAGATGTCAACCGACGACGCGAATATGTAAAGAATGTCGCTACCGGTGAGTATACATTCCACATAAATCCGATGCTCTCCGGTGCTAACGAAAATTATGTTTGGTCAACAGTGGAAAAGGCAATGAGCCAACTGCCACACATTCTGTCCGATTACATGCTAGTGTTCGCTGTACCAGTGCTAACCCACGATCCGAATTTCACAAACTACGAGGATCCCGTCCAATTGAAACAATTGGAAAAGTGTCTGTGGCTCATCCTCGAACCGTTGATATCGAATAAGGAATTCTTTTGCTTCGGATTCTACAAAAATCTCATCGATCGCATGAAACACCACAAGGACAGCTACAAATCGGATGACGATGCGACGAATTGC AAAATGTGGGCTATCTGTGACATTGCAATGCACGTCATCTACACCAAATCGACCAACTATGACACCAGAGATTTCCCATTGGACGCTCGAATACCAAATATGTATTTCCAGGCACAACCCGATTCGTTCAAAAATAATAAGCTTTATGTGCCGCCTGATATGTACACAGCCACGGCAACCAGTAAAAAGATGGGCATCGTTCTACCAGTAGCCAGG ACAACATCTAAAAATGCTCAAAACGATGATCAGGATGATGGCGACGACACAACCATTGAACCATTGCCGAAACGGCTACGGAGCAATTCCGACGATGACGAATAA
- the LOC119082701 gene encoding sister chromatid cohesion protein PDS5 homolog B isoform X3, with product MGDLVYPSGCKPISEDLGHDELIRRLKALTHNLQTMAQQEDNTYQAYIPLALHLADDYFIMHQSRDVQLLIACCIADILRVFAPDAPYKDPDQVKAIFNFLIRQLNGLMDPKDPAFKRYFYLLENLAYVKSFNMCFEIEDSHEIFCNLFSLMFKIVNDEHSGKVKSFMLDVLFPLITEADNVSTELLDIILINIVEPNKSQRKNAYQLAKELIKKTHDTLEQYIVLFFNQVLIIDEVDTTYAISSKIYDLIYELNVICPRLLLSVLPQLECKLKSGQESERLKAVSLLARMFSEKDSVLAKQHVPLWRQFISRFCDIAVSIRTKCVQSSMHFLLNHPHLRKEVIDTLKFRQHDADENVRYEVVMAIVETAKRDIKIVSESEELLNYVKERTLDKKYKIRKEAMNGLALIYKQYSSDSVAPDATRNAVNWIKDKILHGYYMTNIEDRILVERLLITCLVPYQLPALERMKKLYRLLGTIDDNATKAFIELQKNQLKVRKSVSDWIKLHRIKDPSPSVQKDMTAKCQAITKHLPDPIKAQEFLFKFSEHLKKDPSLLQGMETILKRDVSCRECADVMASILKKLGHPIMTNLYYNTVKMLLERIASVMVDQQSLECLVKLIEECMQGGDIIEDVGLQPEVAGQRGLKMLTVLSYVFSAHFQHNGILRHLITLLSFDEEYVAPYILKVFTYLGRFKPLAIENQDVLDELAPICKDFAISGNPKQAKHAIRCMFVNTDVHDSHGSIDVFADIVETLKTTLHPEHPNYRTGIVALGHIAYNLPDKFQVQIKNLISRKIVKELLVKDTSTSEKSLPSDEPWCSEEELPEETLCKVEGLKTMARWLLGLKQDVLSAQKTFRMLNAFIKQRGDLLESGNLSPAEMSWLRLSAGTAMLRICEQKGVGDQFTHEQFYTLSQLMIDPVPEVREAFARKLHKGLSKGIPHKCLPLDFMGYYALGGRETDRRLFQLIKTYIETDVNRRREYVKNVATVEKAMSQLPHILSDYMLVFAVPVLTHDPNFTNYEDPVQLKQLEKCLWLILEPLISNKEFFCFGFYKNLIDRMKHHKDSYKSDDDATNCKMWAICDIAMHVIYTKSTNYDTRDFPLDARIPNMYFQAQPDSFKNNKLYVPPDMYTATATSKKMGIVLPVARNARKLQSKLDLDDGNNLQTTSKNAQNDDQDDGDDTTIEPLPKRLRSNSDDDE from the exons ATGGGCGATCTGGTCTATCCTTCCGGCTGCAAGCCCATTAGTGAAGATCTGGGCCATGATGAACTTATACGTCGTCTTAAG GCTCTCACACACAACCTGCAAACAATGGCCCAACAGGAGGACAACACATACCAGGCATACATACCACTTGCACTGCATCTGGCCGACGACTATTTCATAATGCATCAATCGCGTGATGTTCAGCTACTGATTGCCTGTTGCATTGCGGACATACTGCGAGTGTTTGCACCTGATGCACCGTACAAGGATCCCGATCAAGTGAAAGCGATCTTCAACTTTCTCATACGACAGCTGAACGGGCTGATGGACCCGAAGGATCCGGCATTCAAGCGATACTTTTATCTGCTGGAGAATTTGGCGTACGTAAAGTCGTTCAACATGTGCTTCGAGATCGAGGACTCGCATGAGATTTTCTGCAATCTGTTCAGTTTGATGTTTAAGATTGTGAA TGACGAACACAGTGGCAAAGTGAAATCGTTTATGCTGGACGTGCTGTTTCCGTTGATCACCGAGGCCGACAACGTTTCGACCGAATTGTTGGACATAATTCTGATCAACATCGTCGAACCGAATAAATCTCAACGGAAGAACGCTTATCAATTGGCGAAGGAACTCATCAAGAAGACTCATGACACACTGGAGCAATACATCGTTCTG TTTTTCAACCAAGTCCTAATCATCGATGAAGTGGACACCACCTATGCCATTTCGTCGAAGATCTACGATCTAATTTATGAACTGAACGTGATATGTCCGCGCTTATTACTTTCCGTGTTACCTCAGCTCGAGTGTAAACTTAAATCTGGTCAAGAGAGCGAAAGATTGA AGGCAGTATCACTGCTTGCCCGAATGTTTTCCGAAAAGGATTCCGTGCTAGCAAAACAACACGTCCCGCTGTGGCGCCAATTTATATCCCGTTTCTGCGACATCGCCGTATCAATACGAACCAAATGCGTCCAGAGTAGCATGCACTTTCTGCTGAATCATCCGCATCTGCGCAAAGAAGTCATTGACACGCTGAAATTCCGTCAGCATGATGCCGACGAAAACGTTCGCTACGAAGTGGTGATGGCAATCGTTGAAACGGCCAAGCGTGACATCAAAATCGTATCGGAGAGCGAGGAGTTACTGAACTATGTGAAGGAGCGCACGTTGgataaaaaatacaaaattcgaAAGGAGGCTATGAATG GTTTGGCTTTGATTTACAAACAATATTCGAGTGATTCGGTTGCTCCGGACGCGACACGGAATGCGGTCAATTGGATCAAGGACAAAATTCTGCACGGTTACTATATGACAAATATCGAGGACCGGATACTGGTTGAACGACTACTTATTACCTGCTTGGTTCCATATCAACTGCCAGCTTTGGAGCGAATGAAAAAACTCTATCGCCTGTTAGGTACCATCGATGATAACGCCACCAAAGCGTTTATTGAACTGCAAAAGAATCAACTGAAAGTTAGGAAAAGCGTCTCCGATTGGATCAAATTGCATCGCATTAAAGATCCGAGTCCGTCCGTTCAGAAGGATATGACGGCGAAATGCCAAGCTATCACAAA ACATTTACCGGATCCGATTAAAGCGCAAGAATTTCTGTTCAAATTTTCGGaacatttgaaaaaggatCCCTCCCTACTGCAAGGCATGGAGACGATTCTGAAGCGAGATGTTTCATGCCGAGAATGTGCAGATGTTATGGCATCG ATTTTAAAGAAACTGGGACATCCGATCATGACAAACCTCTACTACAACACAGTGAAAATGTTGCTTGAACGAATCGCTTCCGTAATGGTCGATCAACAGTCCCTGGAGTGTCTGGTCAA ACTCATCGAAGAGTGTATGCAAGGTGGCGACATCATCGAAGATGTCGGTCTTCAGCCGGAAGTGGCCGGTCAACGTGGACTGAAAATGTTAACCGTTTTGTCGTACGTTTTTTCCGCCCACTTCCAACACAATGGCATTCTGCGACATCTCATTACGCTGCTGAGTTTCGACGAAGAATACGTCGCCCCGTACATCCTGAAAGTGTTCACGTATCTCGGCCGTTTCAAGCCACTGGCCATCGAAAATCAAGACGTACTCGACGAACTGGCACCGATTTGTAAAGACTTTGCGATTTCTGGCAATCCGAAACAGGCGAAACATGCCATCCGCTGCATGTTCGTTAACACTGACGTTCACGACAGCCACGGTTCGATTGACGTTTTTGCGGACATCGTGGAAACGCTGAAAACCACATTACATCCCGAGCACCCGAATTACCGTACCGGTATCGTAGCACTCGGTCACATTGCCTACAATCTTCCCGACAAATTCCAAGTTCAAAtcaagaatttaatttcacgCAAAATTGTCAAAGAGTTGCTGGTCAAGGACACATCCACGAGTGAAAAATCATTGCCATCGGACGAGCCGTGGTGCTCGGAAGAGGAACTGCCCGAAGAAACACTGTGCAAGGTGGAAGGATTGAAAACAATGGCCCGTTGGTTGTTGGGATTGAAACAGGACGTTCTGTCGGCACAAAAGACATTCCGCATGTTGAATGCATTCATCAAACAGCGTGGCGACTTACTGGAATCGGGCAATCTATCACCCGCCGAAATGTCATGGCTTCGCTTGAGTGCGGGTACCGCAATGTTACGAATTTGTGAACAAAAAGGTGTCGGCGATCAGTTCACGCATGAACAGTTTTACACGTTGTCCCAGTTAATG ATCGATCCCGTTCCTGAAGTACGAGAAGCGTTCGCAAGGAAATTGCACAAAGGACTCAGCAAAGGGATACCTCACAAGTGTCTGCCACTTGACTTCATGGGCTATTACGCTTTAGGCGGCAGGGAAACGGATCGTCGGCTGTTCCAATTGATTAAAACTTACATAGAAACAGATGTCAACCGACGACGCGAATATGTAAAGAATGTCGCTACCG TGGAAAAGGCAATGAGCCAACTGCCACACATTCTGTCCGATTACATGCTAGTGTTCGCTGTACCAGTGCTAACCCACGATCCGAATTTCACAAACTACGAGGATCCCGTCCAATTGAAACAATTGGAAAAGTGTCTGTGGCTCATCCTCGAACCGTTGATATCGAATAAGGAATTCTTTTGCTTCGGATTCTACAAAAATCTCATCGATCGCATGAAACACCACAAGGACAGCTACAAATCGGATGACGATGCGACGAATTGC AAAATGTGGGCTATCTGTGACATTGCAATGCACGTCATCTACACCAAATCGACCAACTATGACACCAGAGATTTCCCATTGGACGCTCGAATACCAAATATGTATTTCCAGGCACAACCCGATTCGTTCAAAAATAATAAGCTTTATGTGCCGCCTGATATGTACACAGCCACGGCAACCAGTAAAAAGATGGGCATCGTTCTACCAGTAGCCAGG AATGCTCGAAAACTTCAATCAAAACTTGATTTAGATGACGGCAACAATTTACAA ACAACATCTAAAAATGCTCAAAACGATGATCAGGATGATGGCGACGACACAACCATTGAACCATTGCCGAAACGGCTACGGAGCAATTCCGACGATGACGAATAA